Proteins encoded together in one Campylobacter peloridis LMG 23910 window:
- a CDS encoding imm11 family protein, with the protein MRYYKMMYNYNHNDVDNWYSCDLVDIKNNDEYALLESKPIINWQTPSFEIDKDDGKILTDLIHNDCGWRIVSPKFINLMQDLIKDCVQYLDVEIKSQEINYYDCKIMHVTKSLEALDYEHSVYTYMGDNNEYLSITKAVLKKSKLDGSHIFRIKDDEIPVFVSSEFRKIVRENNLLGFSFSEVMVYEN; encoded by the coding sequence ATGAGATATTATAAAATGATGTATAACTATAATCATAATGATGTAGATAATTGGTACTCTTGTGATCTTGTAGATATAAAAAATAATGATGAATATGCACTTTTAGAATCTAAACCTATTATAAATTGGCAAACACCTAGTTTTGAAATAGACAAAGATGATGGTAAAATACTGACTGATCTTATACACAATGACTGTGGTTGGCGTATAGTCTCTCCTAAATTTATAAATTTAATGCAAGATTTAATCAAAGATTGTGTGCAATATTTAGATGTAGAAATTAAAAGTCAGGAAATAAATTATTATGATTGTAAAATTATGCATGTAACAAAATCACTTGAGGCTTTAGATTATGAACATTCTGTATATACTTATATGGGTGATAATAATGAATATCTAAGTATTACTAAGGCTGTTTTAAAAAAATCAAAACTTGATGGAAGTCATATATTTAGAATTAAAGATGATGAAATACCTGTTTTTGTATCAAGTGAATTTAGAAAAATAGTGAGAGAAAACAATTTATTAGGTTTTAGTTTTAGTGAAGTTATGGTATATGAAAATTAA
- a CDS encoding PoNe immunity protein domain-containing protein, translating to MLRNTKKDEAYFTERILEWEEEVKEDEKRLLELPLGDERRENYFFSITDGKKCIALDKYSRGDDINIVKKDLEAYILEKEKNRLEFAIDIGYYRGNAIELCVRVLLDMDTTCLLELIEEDERKRRDILNRDWFLHFIGSKGKKLNLERKCACKEHELIKEFIATQDIEFLHKYMKKHTRLRDPLDTWDLEGAAIVKLMNLDKEEFKQYKYFPYDLI from the coding sequence ATGTTAAGAAATACTAAGAAAGATGAAGCGTATTTTACTGAACGTATATTAGAATGGGAAGAAGAAGTTAAAGAAGATGAAAAAAGACTCTTAGAACTTCCACTAGGAGATGAAAGAAGGGAAAATTATTTTTTTTCTATAACAGATGGAAAAAAATGTATTGCTTTAGATAAATACTCTCGCGGTGATGATATAAACATAGTTAAAAAAGATTTAGAAGCATACATACTAGAAAAAGAAAAAAATCGTTTAGAATTTGCAATTGATATTGGCTATTACAGGGGAAATGCTATTGAACTTTGCGTTAGAGTATTATTAGATATGGATACTACTTGTTTGCTAGAATTAATAGAAGAAGATGAGAGAAAAAGAAGGGATATACTCAATAGAGATTGGTTTTTACATTTTATAGGTTCTAAGGGTAAGAAGTTAAATTTAGAACGCAAATGTGCTTGCAAAGAACATGAACTGATTAAAGAATTTATAGCCACACAAGATATTGAGTTTTTACATAAATATATGAAAAAACATACAAGGTTAAGGGATCCTTTAGATACCTGGGATCTTGAAGGTGCTGCAATTGTAAAACTAATGAATTTGGATAAAGAAGAATTTAAACAGTATAAATACTTTCCTTATGATTTAATATAA
- a CDS encoding DUF4299 domain-containing protein has product MKDLKLLQKRWEEAYEAMPKLYDALDKTIVNFTLSEDTDTILFKEPWENFELDDENEEVEWRLSFFSISEDKPLGYLEYKEALEKLQEFALIQSEERILIRAINLKELKNLRLKEL; this is encoded by the coding sequence ATGAAAGATTTAAAACTTTTACAAAAGCGTTGGGAAGAAGCTTATGAGGCTATGCCTAAACTTTATGATGCATTAGACAAAACAATAGTAAATTTTACTCTTAGTGAAGATACAGATACTATTTTATTTAAAGAACCTTGGGAAAATTTTGAACTAGATGATGAAAATGAAGAAGTAGAATGGAGGTTAAGTTTTTTTAGTATTAGCGAAGATAAACCTCTAGGATATTTAGAATATAAAGAAGCTTTAGAAAAATTACAAGAATTTGCTTTAATACAATCAGAAGAAAGAATTTTAATTAGAGCTATAAATTTAAAAGAACTTAAAAATTTAAGATTGAAAGAACTATGA